The nucleotide window CTTCAAACATCCCGTGGGAAAAATCCTTCTCAAAAATTGAGTTCCGTCATCCATCCCGGGCATTTGGAGTAATCCAGGAAGAAAGCTCAACAGTGGGGAAGTCGGATGCTGTTTCTAGGCCCGATCTCCGAGCCGGTATAGATGCGATGGGCCTCAGAGAGGGCCGattggcggaggaaggatCAGCGGATATGTCTTATGCCGGATGGTGCGGTGGTTCCATCCCCACGCCAGCCTCCCCGCGTCCACTTCCTGGGGATGGACGAGCGGCACTGGCCGAAGGGTCCCATTTGGTCCCAACGATGATGCAGAATGCAGCTTATTGCGGGGATTCGGAGAGAAGGACGGGATGACCGACAAATCAGTGGTAGTGCCGTATATTAACATGACGGTGGGAGTGCTTGAGCCCATTCCGGGTGAAGCCCGATTGATTCCACTGCCTGAAGGAATCCCCATTAACCCTGGCACCGGATCTCTCGCCAGAACATTTATTGACCTCTACAAAGGTGTTGCGTACAATCAGAATGCATTGTCTTTCGAAAAGGATGATAATTTCACTAATCAACTATATTGTCACATTATGTAACACACACGACCATACCAGATATCAAACCtgatgaaaaaaaaaaaaaaaaaaaaaaaaaaaaactgcAGCCAGTGGATACAAAAGGTCTTCCGGCCAAAGCTGTTTAGCCCGAAGCTCCCGAAGTGCAAGTGACGCCCAAGTCAGACGGGGTGTTGGCGCACAACACTTCAGACTTGCCCGATGGCGCCTTGACGTCGAACCCACTGATGGAGATGCCACACGTTCCATCCGCACCGCAGTCAAGGTTGGCCACAACCGGGTCGTACTTGTCGCTGGTTGTGCCACTGAAGCTCGACACGACAATATCCGTCAGTTTGGCGTTGCCCGGGTTTTCCTCGCAATAGTCATCGTCCTCGCCGTAGCAGCTCTGGATCTGGAAGGCGTAGTCGGAGTTGTCCACAGTGAAATCGTTAAGGTCACATTGCTGACCGTGGAGGTACCGTGGTCACCTCCACTCGGATAAGTCTTGATCCCGGCGGCTTTGGTGGAGTTGATCATAGTTGCGCCCGTGACATAAATGTTCTTGACCGAGTCATCGCTTGACTTGCCCAGCGATCCCACGGAAATGCCATGGGAGCCCGTGCAGCTGATCGTGTCCACGGTCACGTAGTTGGAACTGGGCTTGAAGGCGACACAGTCATCATCGTTGACTACGGTGACCTCGGTGATGGTCACGTAGGTACTCTCGCCAATATCGAACCCATCGGTGTTCTTGGGCGGATTGTCCGACTTGGAGTTGGCATCCATCTTCAAGTTCGAGAAGACAACGTTAGTGGCGCCACCCTTGACCGAGTTGAACACGTTAGGGGGATTCTTCTGACGCAGCCCGGAGATTTCCAGGTTGCTGCCGCCAGTGATGTACAAGAGCGTTGGGCGTGAGTAACTACTGTCCGAAGCAAAGAGGTCCCACCTGGATTGGATCGGTCAGTCAAGTCAAGTCTTGCTTTTGAGAAGGGTGACCACATACGCATCCTGGCCATTTCCATCAATGACACCAGACCCAGTCAATGAGCGCAGTTTCAAACCATCTACATCGGAAACACTGATCATGGCAGTGCGACCGCTCCAGTAGTCGGTATCGCTAGCGAACTTCAGAAGGCCTTCCACCTGGATGTCGCAATcactgcagctgctcaagtCCAGCACACTGTTGAGGTAGTATGTGCTGCCCTCGGGGAAGACAATGGTGCCGCCATTTCCGCACGAGCTGAGGGCCTCAGTGATGGCGGGGACATCGTCGGTGGAGGAATTGCCTCCTGCGGTTGGGGTACAGACAGCGCGAGCGTGAAGGGAAGAATCCGGGACTCGCTGGACCTTGGAGGGAGCAGCACTGCTTAGCCCAAGGCTGGCCAGAAGGAAGATGTTACGATATAGCGCCATGGTGGGCACTGTTGTGACAATGAACATGGATTACTCGTAGTTTCGGAACAGGTGACGAAGCTGGCATTGCCCAGCCCCCTATATACGAATCGCATCCTGCCCGACGCATACCGTAGTGCACCTCATACGGCAGTAGCATTAAGTTGCAGCGAAATGAATCAGTGAGGATTGTGGGATGCCGAGGCAGACCCTGTCATCTCGGCTGGGGGTCAGTTTGAAACGAGCCGGATGCTTGATTTAGTGACGGAGCTACCGCCGTGCCCTGACCATGTCATGGCCTGTTTAGTATCGGTTAATTGGCCTACAACAGCTGGCAGGATTCTCGATGAACTGTGAACACGACTTTGCAATTTATTCTTATGCCGAACTGCCGACCGATCCCTGCGAGGCACGATGAAACCCCGCCCACTAACATGCAACACTCGACCGTTCCAGGAAGCAGAGCGGCCAGCTGACGTGCTGGTATGTCGATCCGGATAAATTGCAAGGGTTGTTCCTCCGCCCCCTGCTGAGGGCTGAACCTGTCTGGTAGCTTTCCGATGGCACGCCGCCAATCGCTCCATTCTGCACGGATAACCGTCGGTGTCAACGGCGCGTTCCTGCAGGCGGAGGGTGCTTATTTGAAACGCCATGGCGTCCATTCCGTGAAGGGAAGATGGTTATTCATGGAAGTGTGGAGTAAATTCTCCGGCAATGGTGTCTCTTGGCGCTTGGCCGCCATTCGGTCCCAGTGTCTTGTTGGCAGCCTTCTAGGGCGAAGAGAGACAT belongs to Aspergillus luchuensis IFO 4308 DNA, chromosome 3, nearly complete sequence and includes:
- a CDS encoding putative extracellular exo-polygalacturonase (CAZy:GH28;~COG:G;~EggNog:ENOG410PKB6;~InterPro:IPR000743,IPR012334,IPR011050;~PFAM:PF00295;~SECRETED:SignalP(1-18);~go_function: GO:0004650 - polygalacturonase activity [Evidence IEA];~go_process: GO:0005975 - carbohydrate metabolic process [Evidence IEA]), with translation MALYRNIFLLASLGLSSAAPSKVQRVPDSSLHARAVCTPTAGGNSSTDDVPAITEALSSCGNGGTIVFPEGSTYYLNSVLDLSSCSDCDIQVEGLLKFASDTDYWSGRTAMISVSDVDGLKLRSLTGSGVIDGNGQDAWDLFASDSSYSRPTLLYITGGSNLEISGLRQKNPPNVFNSVKGGATNVVFSNLKMDANSKSDNPPKNTDGFDIGESTYVTITEVTVVNDDDCVAFKPSSNYVTVDTISCTGSHGISVGSLGKSSDDSVKNIYVTGATMINSTKAAGIKTYPSGGDHGTSTIQSCYGEDDDYCEENPGNAKLTDIVVSSFSGTTSDKYDPVVANLDCGADGTCGISISGFDVKAPSGKSEVLCANTPSDLGVTCTSGASG